The following proteins are encoded in a genomic region of Paenibacillus sp. FSL R7-0273:
- a CDS encoding spermidine synthase, translating to MQPQNDNDEIQVYETTELYGEKGRFRVLQFSGEAIQGALDLEQPKRIVFEYPRAMIHLMEYNRPLFQDVFLIGHGIGTIAGYFAEKRFKVAEVNAEVVRYSRSHFGYTQDNVIIGDGRSLLEGERDGQYDYILLDAFTSAGTPQHLVSSGFFGLTRAKLHSGGSILMNLMGKSDNDHLMNAIHTTLSEHFPYVEAFALPAEGAADVRNILLMGSARPIRYQARQLAGFIPVTLGQGHVIWD from the coding sequence TTGCAGCCACAGAATGACAACGATGAAATTCAGGTGTACGAAACCACCGAGCTCTATGGTGAAAAAGGGCGCTTCCGCGTCCTCCAGTTCTCCGGCGAAGCTATTCAGGGCGCGCTTGATCTGGAGCAGCCGAAACGGATTGTATTTGAATACCCGCGGGCGATGATTCACTTAATGGAATATAACAGGCCGCTGTTTCAGGATGTCTTCCTGATCGGGCATGGAATCGGTACGATTGCCGGTTATTTTGCGGAGAAGCGCTTTAAGGTGGCCGAGGTGAATGCTGAGGTCGTCCGTTACAGCAGATCCCATTTCGGCTACACTCAGGACAACGTTATAATCGGCGACGGCCGGAGCCTGCTTGAGGGAGAGCGGGACGGCCAGTATGATTACATTCTGCTGGACGCCTTCACCTCAGCCGGTACGCCGCAGCACTTGGTCTCCAGCGGATTTTTCGGCCTCACCCGCGCTAAGCTCCATTCCGGCGGCTCCATCCTCATGAACCTGATGGGCAAAAGCGACAACGACCACCTGATGAACGCCATTCACACCACACTAAGCGAGCACTTTCCTTATGTTGAAGCCTTCGCCCTGCCGGCTGAAGGTGCTGCGGATGTCCGCAACATCCTTCTGATGGGCAGCGCCCGTCCGATCCGCTACCAGGCCCGCCAGCTGGCCGGCTTCATCCCGGTCACCCTGGGCCAGGGGCATGTGATTTGGGATTGA
- a CDS encoding response regulator, protein MLRIVIVDDEVLIREGLARMISKESSAFCVTGIYADGRQLLDEVSALQLDVVITDIRMPQIGGLELIKQLKATHPQIRTLLMSGFTEFNYAREAIRSSAVDYLLKPINKEQLFEVLYSLEQERKQQLDKENRQRAGVLLSLLQIEEPSAALIGGILLPLPYFTVTVVKGGRPEGAAAYADRLREDQGIISDLLEVHKGLLAWVRYSREPLSLAERREPASGIGAACPQQRLHLGVSRSYDDPGRLNTAFLEAKLACDAGIYNPRLLHYATIEELETGTGTAAAADPFLPVRESLIHELQILNIPGVREWIHRLFIAFEAQQAYPELIIRCLQQVEETVRNELQEFEAARKQKTLPRLEERIRACMSLGEIEELFTSTLIAVLEDIRSHRLELAGTAVETIKRWLTANYKLHADLNMLAGMVFLTPSYLSKLFKQETGLTLTDYVTEIRIRKAKQLLKNAPDLKVHEIGTEVGYPDPAYFNKLFKKTVGVTPNEYKRISHV, encoded by the coding sequence TTGCTGCGTATTGTAATTGTAGATGATGAGGTTCTGATCCGCGAAGGTCTGGCCCGGATGATCAGCAAAGAGAGCAGTGCCTTCTGCGTTACCGGAATATATGCGGATGGCAGACAGCTGCTGGATGAGGTGTCTGCCCTGCAGCTGGATGTTGTCATCACCGATATCCGTATGCCGCAGATCGGCGGCCTGGAGCTGATTAAACAGCTGAAGGCCACTCACCCGCAGATCCGCACGCTGCTCATGAGCGGATTCACGGAATTCAATTATGCCCGGGAGGCGATCCGCAGCTCAGCTGTGGACTACCTGCTGAAGCCGATTAACAAGGAGCAGCTCTTTGAGGTGCTCTATTCGCTTGAGCAGGAGCGGAAGCAGCAGCTGGACAAAGAAAACCGCCAGCGTGCCGGCGTGCTGCTCTCCCTGCTGCAGATTGAAGAGCCTTCGGCAGCGCTTATTGGCGGTATTCTTCTGCCCCTGCCCTATTTCACAGTCACTGTTGTGAAGGGAGGACGCCCAGAAGGCGCTGCCGCTTATGCAGACCGCCTTCGCGAAGATCAGGGCATTATCTCTGATCTGCTTGAGGTTCATAAAGGCCTGCTGGCCTGGGTCCGCTATTCACGGGAGCCGCTCTCCCTGGCAGAGCGCCGGGAGCCGGCCAGCGGGATCGGGGCGGCTTGCCCGCAGCAGCGGCTGCATCTGGGTGTCAGCCGTTCTTATGATGATCCGGGCAGGCTGAATACCGCCTTTCTTGAAGCCAAGCTGGCCTGCGATGCCGGTATCTATAACCCCCGGCTGCTGCATTATGCTACTATTGAGGAATTGGAGACCGGCACTGGCACTGCAGCCGCAGCAGATCCCTTCCTTCCGGTCCGCGAGTCGCTCATTCATGAGCTGCAGATTCTGAATATTCCCGGAGTGCGGGAATGGATTCACAGGCTATTCATCGCCTTTGAGGCACAGCAGGCCTACCCGGAGCTTATCATCCGCTGCCTGCAGCAGGTTGAGGAAACGGTGCGCAATGAGCTGCAGGAATTTGAAGCGGCGCGCAAGCAGAAGACCCTTCCGCGGCTGGAGGAGCGAATCCGTGCCTGCATGAGCCTAGGCGAGATTGAAGAGCTGTTCACGTCCACTCTCATTGCTGTGCTGGAGGATATCCGCTCCCACCGGCTGGAGCTGGCCGGAACTGCGGTCGAAACCATAAAACGCTGGCTGACCGCCAACTATAAGCTTCATGCCGATTTGAATATGCTTGCGGGAATGGTGTTTTTGACACCCAGCTATCTAAGCAAGCTGTTCAAGCAGGAGACGGGGCTGACGCTGACCGATTATGTTACCGAAATCCGTATCCGCAAGGCCAAGCAGCTGCTCAAAAACGCCCCTGACCTGAAGGTGCACGAAATCGGCACCGAGGTCGGCTATCCCGACCCCGCCTATTTCAACAAGCTGTTCAAAAAAACCGTCGGTGTCACGCCGAACGAATACAAACGAATCTCCCACGTGTAA